A genomic segment from Poecilia reticulata strain Guanapo linkage group LG3, Guppy_female_1.0+MT, whole genome shotgun sequence encodes:
- the tlnrd1 gene encoding mesoderm development candidate 1 gives MASSGSDRSTCEGSSSPLSGSVQQRKRLSFICDACKAKVQMVADLLLLSSETRPVMTSEGVALADTFDQCRDTVIARTKELSILTHDIQCQLNMGRFTEAGDRLLEMADLVVSLTECSTHAAYLAAVENPGSQPCLPGLVDRYKVTRCRHEVEQSCSILRVSPLADLTPQVLLELSQNISTNLKTLTDISLLASERSRDRFAKEQFKLSVKSISTSGTAFLACIKEVKTQPSELTRNRCLLFSAALVQAVSALVGFATEPQFLGRAASVSAEGKGVQTAVLGGAMSVVSACVLLTQGLRDVAQHLESSSKMADYRERLRNSACAVSDGCTLLTQALRERSSPRALPPVNSHSVN, from the coding sequence ATGGCCAGCAGCGGCTCTGACAGATCCACTTGTGAGGGATCAAGCAGCCCACTGAGtggcagtgtgcagcagagGAAGCGGCTCTCCTTCATCTGTGATGCATGTAAGGCCAAAGTGCAGATGGTGGCTGACCTGTTGTTGCTGTCCAGTGAGACCCGGCCGGTCATGACCTCTGAAGGTGTTGCACTGGCCGACACCTTTGACCAGTGTCGTGACACAGTCATTGCCAGAACTAAAGAGCTGTCCATTCTGACCCATGACATCCAGTGCCAGCTTAACATGGGTCGCTTCACAGAGGCGGGGGATCGCCTCCTGGAGATGGCCGACTTGGTGGTTTCCCTGACTGAGTGCTCAACACATGCCGCCTACCTGGCAGCTGTGGAGAACCCGGGCTCACAGCCCTGTCTGCCGGGTTTAGTTGATCGCTACAAGGTGACACGCTGCCGACATGAGGTGGAGCAGAGTTGCAGCATCCTCCGAGTTTCTCCCCTGGCAGATCTCACCCCTCAGGTTCTTCTTGAGCTTTCCCAAAACATCTCCACTAATCTCAAGACTCTGACGGATATCTCATTGCTAGCCAGTGAGAGGTCCAGGGACCGCTTTGCTAAAGAGCAGTTCAAGTTGAGTGTGAAGAGCATAAGCACAAGTGGCACTGCCTTCCTGGCCTGCATTAAAGAAGTTAAAACCCAGCCCAGTGAGCTGACCAGAAATCGATGCCTCCTTTTTAGTGCTGCTCTGGTCCAGGCGGTCAGTGCCTTGGTTGGGTTTGCCACAGAGCCTCAGTTCCTGGGAAGAGCTGCAAGTGTTTCAGCCGAAGGAAAGGGGGTACAAACTGCAGTATTAGGTGGGGCCATGAGTGTGGTCTCAGCCTGCGTCCTCCTCACTCAGGGCCTGCGAGACGTCGCTCAGCATCTTGAGAGCAGCTCCAAAATGGCAGACTATCGAGAGCGTCTGCGTAACTCAGCATGTGCCGTGTCTGACGGCTGCACGCTGCTCACTCAAGCACTAAGAGAACGATCTTCTCCCAGGGCTCTGCCACCAGTAAACTCTCATTCTGTGAATTAG